The window GGCACGGCGACGATACCGCCGTACATGGTCAGAACGTGTTGCAGGCCGTACGCCAGGTTGGCGCCGACACCGAGGTTCTCGTCTTCCGGACGTGCTCCGGCGGACGCTACAGCTGAACGATCATTCATGGCTGAGGACTCGCTTGTTTTTGTTGTGCGAGCACTGTAGACAAAATCAGTAGGAAATATCTACTAGTTTGTATACATGTTTTTGTCCGGTGGTCCGAAATCTGACCGGTCGGTTATCGAATGACGAGTCGCGACGGGGCTCTGGGATGGGAATTTCGTGTAGTGGGTTGTGTTGATATTTATGTGTACGATAATCGTTAGTATCGAATACAAAATTCTAGACTCATGAGTACATTCGGCCGTTCGCCGGCAGGTAGGCGACTGATTTCGGGGAGGCTTCCAGCCATCGGGAAGCTGCGGTTTGCCTATCGGTAGGGCGTACAACCGTTCGCGGTTGTACGCCGATACGCCCCACCGCACCCGCGACTCCAGGGCATGCCTCGGAGTCCTCCGATCACGGCCAATCGACCGAAAACGTCGAAGGTCATCTGCCCACCCCGCGCTGAGGGAAGAAGGTCACCTGTGGGAGCTTGCTCGCGAACCCGCCCGGAGCCGAAGCCGCCGGGAGACTCGTCCGCGAGCAAGGACCAGGCGAAGCATCGGCGCACGGGCTTTCGAGGAAAAGATCCGCTCCTAGGAAAGCGACCCGCTGCAAGGGGCGGCAGCCGCGATCTTCCTCACGCCCGCGCTCAGGGCAACGCTCAGACGGCACTACTTTCCTGTCGGCCGCTCCGCGCTGGCTTCCTGCAGCTGCTGGAACAGGCGATTTCGTATGTATCACCCGGAACCCTTTCTGTGCTGGCGCACGAAAATGACGACAGAACAACGCTTCGGAGTCATTAGCGCCCCTGATCTACTCGGCTCCGCATAAGCAGGACTAATCAATCATTCGGGGATTTCATGGCAGCGGTGGGCGGCTCGGTGTTAGAAATTTCCGGGCGAGGCGCCTGTGCCCGCAAGCCCTTTCCCGCTGCTCAGGAGAAATCCGATGACGTTCGGATGGACTGCTTTTCGTCGCGTGCTGAATACACTTTCCATCGCTTGGGGTGACTACCGGATGCGCAATCTCGTTCGCCGCTGAACGCTGCCGCGACTAGCTGTTTTCCCCACCTGTCCGTAACCCGGACGAGCTACCCCGCAACACGCCAAGGACCCCGCCATGCAACCGGTCACCCCTATCATCGATCCCGCCATTACTGACATCGCGCCGGGCTTCCGCGCCCTGAGCATCACGGTGGAGGCAGCGCCCATCACCCGCCCGGAAGTGGCCGACGAGGCGCTGCAGCGCGCTTGTCAGGAGTTGGCGGCGGACGAGCCGGCCTGGGCGCAAGCGCACCTGGAGGCATGGGGCGAGGTGTTCCGCCGATTCGGCGCCAAGCCCCAGCGCACGCCTTGCTCGGCACTGGCCCTGCGCAAGCGCGTACTACGCGACGGCAGCCTGCCGAGCATCGACCCGGTGGTGGACCTGTACAACGCCGTGAGCCTGCGCTTCGCCATCCCGGTCGGCGGCGAGAACCTGGCCGCCTATGCCGGCGCGCCAAGGCTGGTGGTCGCCGACGGCAGCGAAGTCTTCGACACGATGAAGGAGGGCGTGCCGGCCCACGAATACCCCGAGGCTGGCGAGGTGATCTGGCGCGACGACGCGGGCGTCACCTGCCGCCGCTGGAACTGGCGCCAGGGCGTACGCACCCGCCTGGATGCCGAGGCGCAGCGGATGTGGTTCATCCTCGAAAGCCTGCCGGAAATGCCGTTGGAGGCCCTGCAGGCAGCGGGAGACAGCCTGGTCGACGGGCTGCAACGGATGATGCCCGGCGTGAACGTGGAGCAGCGGCTGGTTGGAGCAGGGGACTGATTCGCTGCTTCGATGGCCGAAAGGATTTGAAATGTGTGGGAGGTGATCGCGCCCGGTGGCGTCCTTGCGCAATGACGGGTAATACAGGCCGTATTGCCCGCGAACAATTTCGAAATACTTGAATATCGAACTGTTCTTCCGTCAGCACGGGTGCTGCGAATCAACTCCGTAATGGTCGAAGTGCATTCGGGCAGTCACGCAAGAGTGCAATGCTCTTCGAAGATGCCGATGCGGCGACAACTGTCCGGTTTGCCGTCTGACTGTGTCGAAGCGCTGTAAGACGGCCCTTTCGCCCAGTTCCCAGCACCTTATCCCGACTATCGAGAACCTACGATGGTCAGCCGAATATCCCGTTGGATTTAATTGCCTCGCCTTGTGTTCTGGATAAAGAGGGTGATTCAAACGGGTTCGATGTAGTTCCGCTTATTCATTCGTTCCGCCATCCGGCGATAAGTGCGCGCTTTCCACTCGGGGAAGTTGGCGCCTGTCCGAATTCAATTCATTTCAAGTTTGTGCCGGTGACGGTGGATGTCACTGGTAAGGAGTTTTCATGCGTGTCGCAAAAGTGCTTTCCACCCTGTTCCTGTTGTCGGCCCCGGCGCTGGCGTTTGCCGATGACAGGGGACTGTATGTCGGTGGCGGTGTCACGCAGGGTGAGATCGATGAGTCGCGCTTCGACGACAAGGACAACAGCTACAAGGTTTACGCGGGGTACCGCCTGAACAATTACCTGGCCTTCGAAGGCGCGGTCGTCGATTTCGGCGAGATGAGCGACGGCGACAAGAAGTTCGAGGGTCAGTCGGTGCAGGCCAACGTGCGCCTGGGCGTCCCGGTCGGGGAGCGTATCCGTCTGTTCGGCACCGCCGGTGTGCATGGCTGGCGTTCCGACGACGATGATGTAACCGGCAATTCCGAGGACCTGGACGCCCTGTACGGCTACGGTGCCGAGATGGACGTGCTGGGCGGCCTGGGCGTGCGCCTGGAGCAGGAGACCCTGAAGGTCGGTGACGTCGACCTCGACCAGACCACGCTGTCGGCCTACTTCCGCTTCTGATCTGCACCACCGGTCAGCGCCCGACCCCAACGGTGCGCTGACCTCCTTCCTGCGGGCGACCCCCAAGCGCCCGTTCAGCCCGTCGATTCCCCTGTCGGCGGGCGTTTTTTTTAATTTACGCGTGTTGTGTATTCTGATCGGACGTGCCAGTGTGTGCGCCCTGGCGGCCTTATTCGCCACAGTTGCCATACTTCAGGTCCCGGTCTGTCCTCCGGGCGCTGATGAAGGCCGCCGGCCGACGGTAAACTCACACCCGTCGCGCAACAGAAGTACAAGAGAATAGAGATGAACACGCATTTTCTGACTTGCGCCGTCTGGGTCCTTCGCGACGCAGACCTGTCCCTTCCCACCAACCTTCAGCCGACGGTGAAAGCATGATCGAGGTAACCGAAGTTTCCATTGCGCAGCTGCGTGAAGCCCTGGAGTCGGGCCGCACCACCGCGGTCGAACTGGTCAAGGCCTACCTCGCGCGCATCGATGCCTACGATGGCCCGACCAAGCTCAACGCCGTGGTCGTGCGCAACCCCGAGGCGCTGAAGGAGGCCGAAGCCTCCGACGCCCGTCGTGCCCGTGGCGAGACCCTCGGCCCGCTGGATGGCATTCCCTACACCGCCAAGGACAGCTACCTGGTGAAAGGCCTGACCGCCGCCTCAGGCAGCCCGGCCTTCAAGGACCTGATCGCCTACCGCGATGCCTTCACCATCGAGCGCCTGCGCGCCGCTGGCGCCATCTGCCTGGGCAAGACCAACATGCCGCCCATGGCCAATGGCGGCATGCAGCGCGGCGTCTACGGCCGTGCGGAAAGCCCGTACAACCCGAAATACCTCACCGCGCCGTTCGCCTCCGGTTCCTCCAACGGCGCCGGCACCGCGACTGCCGCGAGCTTCTCCGCCTTCGGCCTGGCCGAAGAAACCTGGTCGAGCGGCCGTGGCCCGGCTTCGAACAATGGCCTGTGCGCCTACACCCCGTCCCGTGGCGTGATCTCGGTACGCGGCAACTGGCCGCTGACCCCGACCATGGACGTGGTGGTGCCGTACGCGCGCACCATGGCCGACCTGCTGGAAGTGCTCGACGTGGTGGTTGCCGAAGACGCCGACAAGCGCGGCGATCTGTGGCGCCTGCAGCCGTGGGTGCCGATCCCGGCGGTGAGCGAAGTCCGCCCGGCGTCCTACCTGGACCTGGCCGTCGGCCCCGACGCCCTGAAAGGCAAGCGTCTGGGCGTTCCGCGCATGTACATCAACAAGGACGAAGAAGCCGGCACCAGCGAGAAGCCCGGTATCGGCGGCCCGACCGGCCAGCGCATCAACACCCGCGCCTCGGTCATCGACCTCTGGGAACAGGCCCGTAAGGCCCTGGAAGCGGCCGGCGCCGAAGTCATCGAAGTGGACTTCCCGCTGGTCTCCAACTGCGAGGGCGACCGTCCTGGCGCGCCGACCGTGTTCAACCGCGGCATCGTTTCCGAGCAGTTCCTCCACGATGAACTGTGGGAGCTGTCGGGCTGGGGCTTCGACGACTTCCTGCGCGCCAACGGCGATCCCAAGCTGAACAAGCTGGCCGATGTCGACGGTCCGCAGATCTTCCCCCACGACCCGGGCACTCTGCCGAACCGCGAGGGTGACCTCTGCGCCGGCATGGACGAGTACGTGAACATGGCCAAGCGCGGCCTGAAGACCTGGGACCAGATCGAGACCCTGCCGGACGGCCTGCGCGGCCTGGAGAAGACCCGCAAGCTGGACCTGGAAGACTGGATGGACGGCCTGAAGCTCGACGCCGTGCTGTTCCCCACCGTGGCCGACGTTGGCCCGGCCGATGCCGACGTGAATCCGGAGTCTGCCGATATCGCCTGGAGCAACGGCGTCTGGGTGGCCAACGGCAACCTGGCGATCCGTCACCTGGGCGTGCCGACCGTCACCGTGCCGATGGGCGTGATGGCCGACATCGGCATGCCGGTAGGCCTGACCTTCGCCGGTCGCGCCTATGACGACTCGGCGCTGCTGCGTTTCGCCGCGGCCTTCGAGGCCACCGGCTCCAAGCGCCTGGTGCCGCCGCTGACGCCGCCGCTGGCCTGATCGGTTCGTCGCTGAAGAAAATGCCCGCCTTGTGCGGGCATTTTTCATGGTGATTCGGGGAAGTTCCGGCGCGGGAGGTTGCCGTCACCCCAGCCCTCTCCGGGGACCTGGCGCATTGGCTTTGCAGGATGGCGTAGAGCGAAGCGAAACCCATCGATCCTGACCCCCGACAGTACGGGTATCGCTTCGCTCCACCCATCCTACGGACTACGAAATGCATCTGCGCTCGGGTTGGCCCTCACCCTAACCCTGGCTGCGCGCCCCGCTCAGGGGGAGAGGGGATCGTCCGGTGCAGGATGAAACCACTCTGTCAGCCGGCACGATCTGGCTCCCTCTCCCTGAGGGAGAGGGCTGGGGTGAGGGGGAAAGCCCTGGCACAGATTCAGCCGGGACAAGACAGTTGCTCCTACGAGCGCGCATCACCCTGGGGCCGTCCCGCGCTCATTTCGCCGACTTCACATTGCCGTAGCGCACTTCCTTGGACGGCGAGTAGCCGTAGAAGGACGTGTAGCACTTGCTGAAATGGCTGGGCGAGACGAAGCCGCAGGCCAGCGCCACTTCGTACATCGGCAGGGTGGAGTGCTGCAGCAGGCGCCGGCTCTCGGTGATGCGCAGTTCGAGGTAGTAGCGCACCGGGGTGGTCCCCAGTTGCTCCTGGAACAGCCGCTCGATCTGCCGCTTGGAGCGGCCGACGTATTGCGACAGCTGGTCCTGGCTCAGCGGTTCCTCGATGTTCGCGCTCATCAGGTTGATCGCTTCGCGCAGCGGCTCGCTGAGCTTCTCGTGCAGGGCGGGGCGGGTGCGGCGGAAGCGCGATTCCTCGAAGGCGAGGATGTCGACGATGGCGTCCACCAGCTCGCGGCCGTGGCGTGCGTTGATCCACTCCAATACCAGGTTGAAGGCGCCGGTGGGGCTGGCGGCGGTCAGGCGGTCGCGGTCGAGCTGGTAGCTCTCGCTGGTGACCTCGCTGTGCCGGGCGATCTCGGCCAGGGCGGCGCGGTGCTCGGGGTGGATGGCGCAGCGGTAGCCGTCCAGCAGCCCTGCCTGGCCGAGGAACCAGGCACCGTTCCACAAACCGGCCAGGGTGATGCCCCGGTCGGCGGCGATCTGCAGCAGACGGGTCATTTCCGGCGTTGCGCGCAGCGGCGTGCGCAGGCCACCGCAGACCACCAGCAGGTCCAGTTCGGCGAGCTGCGCCGAGCTCAGCGCAGCACCAGGGCAGATCACCAGGCCGAGGTCGCTGGTGACCGACTCGCCGTCGAGGCTGTAGGTCTGGGTGGCGAAGGTCTCGGCGCGGATCAGGTTGGCGGTGACCAGGGTATCCAGCGCCTGGGTGAAGGCCGGCAGGGAAAAGTGTTCGAGCAACAGAAAGCCCACCCGCGCCTGGCGGGTGGGCTCCTTCTGTTGTTCGCCGATGAAGCGCAGGTTGCGTCCCTGCATGGCACCACTGAATTGCCGCCGTTCGACCAATCGCCACCTCGTTTGTCAGATGCCGTCGCTGTGACGCGCCAGGCCCGGATCAGTTGCCCGCGCCGGTCGCGGCGCGCTGGCCGAGCGACGTTGCGCCGTGGCCCGCGGTCCGCCGGCTGGTCTGGCTCAGCAGGATGATCACCACGGTCAGCGCCAGGGTCGAGCCGACTTCCACGCGGTGCGAAGGCATGATGAACATCACCGTGAGAATGAAGCTGATGATGCCGATTACCAGCCAGGTCAGCCAGGGGAACAGCCACATGCGGAACACCAGCTCGTGGTTGCGCCGGCGCAGGATGCCGCGCATGCGCAGCTGCGAGACGGCGATGGCCAGGTAGACGAGCAGGGCGATGGAGCCGGAGCTGGCAAGCAGGAAGTCGAACAGGCGGCCCGGGGCGAAGAAGTTGAGCAGGGTGGTGGCCATGCCGATCAGGGTGCTGGCGATCACCGCCGCGCGCGGCACGCCGGCCGCCGAGGTGCGCTGGATGAAGGCTGGCGCATCGTTGCGCCGGCTCAGCGAGTAGATCATCCGCGAGGCGATGTAGACCGAGGAGTTCAGGCAGCTGGCCACGGCGACCAGCACCACCAGGTCCATCATCAGCTTGGCGTGGGGGATGTTCATCAGTTCCAGGGCGCGCTGGTAGGAGCCCAGTTCGACCAGCCGCGGATCATTCCAGGGTACCACCGAGATGATCACCGCGATTGACAGCAGGTAGAACACGCTGATGCGCCAGATCACCGAGCGGGTGGCCTTGGCGATATTGCGGCTGGGGTCGCTGGATTCGGCGGCGGCGATGGTCACCGCCTCGGTGCCGATGAAGCTGAACAGGGTGGTGATCAGTGCGCTGAAGATCGCCGTCCAGCCGTTGGGCATGAAGCCGCCGTGCTCTCCCATGATCTTCTGCAGGCCGCTGACCTCGTGGCCGGGCAGGATGCCGAACAGGGCCGCCGCGCCCAGGCCGATGAATAGCACGATGGCGGCGACCTTGAGCATGGCGAACCAGAATTCGAACTCGCCGTACTTGGCGACGCTGAACAGGTTGGTGATGGTCAGCAGGAGCGTCATCGACAGGGCGAAGACCCAGGTCTCGACCTGCGGGAACCAGGTGTTGAGGATCACCCCGGCGGCGATGGCTTCGATGGGGATGACCAGCACCCAGAACCACCAGTACAGCCAGCCGATGGTGAAGCCGGCCCAGCGGCCGATGGCCTGGTCGGCGTAAGCGGAGAAGGAACCGGTGTCGGGGCTGGCCACGGCCATTTCCCCCAGCATGCGCATCACCAGTACCACCAGCAGCCCGGAGAGGGCGTAGGCCACTATGGCGGCGGGTCCGGCGGCGGCAATCGCATGGCCGGAGCCGACGAACAACCCTGCGCCGATGATTCCCGCGATGGAAAGCATGGTTACGTGGCGGGGCTTGAAGCCCTGCACCAGATCGCCATTGGCGCCTTTTGCACTGGGAGCACTCATCTGTCGGCCTTCTTATTGAAATTGTTGTTATGGAGGGCGCGTAGCCACGGGCCGGGGGCGGGCTTCCACCAAGCCGCGATCCCTTCCTCGCGGGTCGATGGGGGCTCGGGAATGCCGCGCAGCGCAGCCAGTATTACGCGGGGCTCAAGCTATGCCAGATGGGTGTCTTCCCAGTTGTTCAGGATCGCCACGGGCATGGCCAAAAACGACATGGTGCATGGCTGGGTAGTGGCGATGGGCCGCTCTGCAACGCGGCTTTTGCTTTGGCGGGCGGTCACCGGAGATGTCGTTAATGCAGGGGCGGTGACACTGCGAACAACAAAAAAAATCCCCCGGCCACTGTGGCAACCGGGGGATGCAAGGGACCGGAGCAAGGGATCTCCGGTCGAGGTAGACAGCAGGGGCTTACAGGCGGATCAGCACCGATTTCAGTTCGGTGTAGTGCTCGATGGCGGCGGCGCCCATTTCGCGGCCCAGGCCCGACATCTTGTAGCCGCCGAAGGGCAGCGCCGGGTCCAGCGCGCTGTGGCAGTTGACCCACACCGAGCCGGACTTGATGCGCGGCACCATGCGGTGCACCGCGGCCAGGTCGTTGGACCAGATGCTGGCGCCCAGGCCATAGGGGCTGTCGTTGGCCAGGCGCAGGGCATCGTCGATATCGTCGAAGGGCATGGCGACCAGCACCGGGCCGAAGATTTCTTCCTGCACCAGCGGGTTCTTCTGGTCGACGTCGACGATCACCGTGGGTTTGACGAAGTAGCCGGGGCCGAACTGCTCGCCGCCGCAGGCGATGGTGGCGCCCTTGTCACGGCCCAGTTCGATGTAGTCGAACACGCGCTTCTGCTGCTTGGCGGAGATCAGCGGGCCCATGTCGATGCTCGGGTCCAGGCCGTTGCCCAGCTTCATGCCGTTGGCGATGCCGGCGATATCGGCCACCACGTTGTCGAAGTGCTTGCGCTGCACGTACAGGCGCGAGCCGGCGCAGCAGACCTGGCCCTGGTTGAAGAAGATCGCCTGGGCGGCGCCGGCAGCGGCGGTGGCCAGATCGGCGTCGGCCATCACGATGGTCGGCGACTTGCCGCCCAGTTCCAGGGTCACGCGGGTCATGTTGTCCATGGCCGCCTTGCCGATTTCCTTGCCGACCGGGGTGGAGCCGGTGAAGGTCAGCTTGTCCACCAGCGGGTGGTGGGAGAGGGCGGCGCCGGCGGTGATACCGGTGCCGGTGACGACGTTGAACACCCCGGCCGGGTAGCCGGCTTCGAGCACCAGTTCGGCGAGTTTCAGCGCAGACAGCGGGGTTTCGTCGGCGGGCTTGAGCACCACGCTGCAACCGGTGGCCAGCGCCGGGCCGAGCTTCCAGCAGGCCAGCAGCAGCGGGAAGTTCCAGGCGACGATGGCGCCGACCACGCCGACGGCTTCGCGGCGGATGTAGCCGTGGAAGTCGCCGTCGGGCATCAGCGGCATGGACACGTCCACGGTGGTGCCTTCGATCTTGGTCGCGTAGCCGGCCATGTAGCGCAGGAAGTCGATGGCCAGTTGCACGTCCATCACGCGGGCGACGGCGGCGCTCTTGCCGTTGTTCAGGCATTCCAGTTCGGCCAGCAGGTCGGCGTCGCGCTCCATCAGGTCGGCGAGCTTCCACAGCAGGTTCTGCCGCTCGCGCGGGCGGGTGCGGCTCCAGGCCGAATCATCGAAGGCCTGGCGTGCGGCACGTATGGCGCGGTCGACATCGGCGGCGGTGCCGGCGGGCACCTGGCACAGCACTTCGCCGGTGGCCGGGTTGCGCAGGTCCATCCGGGCGCCGTCGCTGGCGGAGGTCCAGTCGGCACCGATCAGCATCTTCGGCGCGCGCTGCAGGAAGGCGCGGGATTCGGGCTTGATGGGCAGGGAAGCGAGCATTGCGATTGCCTCTTGTTGGTCTGTTCGTTAGGAGCAGGTTGAGGCGGAGCATCGCAACGGCTGTGCCAAGGCTTGAAGGGTTATTCAACTGTTTGAAATTAAAAGAATTTATTGATTTAAGGGGCGATCGGGAGGAAAGCCGTTGTCGCACATTGCGACAGCGGCTGAGACGGCGGGGGCCCGGATTGGTCGCAGGAGCGGACTCTGTCCGCGATTGACCTCGTGCTGTGCTGTTCGCGAGCAAGGACTGGGCGTCCCCCTCGGTCCTACAGGGGCGACGGGTTAGCTCTTCGTAGGAGCGAGCTTGCTCGCGAACCGACCCGGCACCGGTCTTGCCGGTGGGGCGCGGAGAAGCTTCGCTCCTACGAGAGAGCCGATCCTCCCTGCGGCGTACAACCGCGATCGGTCGTACGCCGCAGGGGCGCCACTCAGCCGTGGTGAATCTCCCGGTCCTTGGTTTCCGGAAGGAAGAAGGTGCCGAGGATCGCCGTCATCACCGCGATGACGATGGGGTACCAGAGGCCGTAGTAGATGTCCCCGGTGGCCGCCACCATGGCGAAGGCCACGGTGGGCAGGAAGCCGCCGAACCAGCCGTTGCCGATGTGGTAAGGCAGCGACATGGAGGTGTAGCGGATGCGCGCCGGGAACAGTTCCACCAGCCAGGCGGCGATCGGCCCGTAGACCATGGTCACGTAGATCACCAGCACGGTCAGGAGCAGCAGCATGGCCAGGTGGTTGATCTTCGCCGGGTCGGCCTTCTCGGGGTAGCCGGCGTCCTTGAGGGCGGTGCCCAACTGCGCGGTGAGGGCATCGGACTGCGCCTTGAAGTCCCCGGCCGGCAGGCCAGCGCCTTCGAAGCTGGCGATGGTCTTGTCGCCGATGTGCACCTGGGCCACGGCGCCGGCGTCAGCCTTGACGTTCTCATAGGGGATGGCCTTCTTCGCCAGCAGGCTCTTGGCCAGGTCGCAGGAGCTGACGAATTTGGCCTTGCCCACCGGGTCGAACTGGAACGAGCACTGGGCCGGATCGGCGACCACGGTCACCGGGTTCTTCTCCTGGGCGGCGAACACGTCCGGGTTACCGTACTGGGTCAGCCCGTGGAAGATCGGGATGTAAGTCAGCGCGGCGAGGATGCAGCCGGCCATGATGATCGGCTTGCGGCCGATCTTGTCGGAGAGGCTGCCGAAGAACACGAAGAACGGCGTGCCCAGCAGCAGCGAGCCGGCGATCAGGAAGTTGGCGGTCTGCGCGTCGATCTTGAGGATCTGCAGGAGGAAGAACAGCGCGTAGAACTGTCCGGTGTACCAGACCACGGCCTGCCCGGCGGTACCGCCAAGCAGCGACATGATCACCACCTTGAGGTTGTCCCAGCGGCCGAAGGATTCGGTCAGCGGGGCCTTGGACGCCTTGCCTTCTGCCTTGATGCGTTGGAATACCGGCGACTCGGAGAGTTGCAGGCGGATGTACACCGAGACGATCAGCAGCAGGATCGACAGCAGGAAAGGTACGCGCCAGCCCCAGGACTCGAAGGCTTCGGTGCCCAGCGCGGTGCGGCAGGCCATGATCACCAGCAGCGAGAGGAACAGGCCGAGGGTGGCGGTGGTCTGGATCCACGAGGTGAAGAAGCCGCGTTTGCCCTGCGGCGCGTGTTCCGCCACGTAGGTCGCTGCGCCGCCGTACTCGCCACCCAGGGCAAGGCCCTGGAGCAGGCGCAGGGTGATCAGGATGATCGGTGCCGCCACGCCGATGGTGGAGTAGGCCGGCAGCAGGCCGACCACGGCGGTGGAGGTGCCCATGATCACGATAGTGATGAGGAAGGTGTGCTTGCGGCCGATCATGTCGCCCAGGCGGCCGAACACGATGGCGCCGAACGGGCGCACCGCGAAGCCGGCGGCGAAGGCCAGCAGGGCGAAGATGAAGGCGGTGGTCTCGTTGACCCCGGCGAAGAAGTGTTTGGCGATGATCGCCGCCAGTGAACCGTACAGGTAGAAGTCGTACCACTCGAATACGGTGCCGAGGGAGGAGGCGAAGATGACCTTGCGCTCCTCCTTTGTGATGCCGCT of the Pseudomonas sp. PSE14 genome contains:
- a CDS encoding aldehyde dehydrogenase family protein, with the protein product MLASLPIKPESRAFLQRAPKMLIGADWTSASDGARMDLRNPATGEVLCQVPAGTAADVDRAIRAARQAFDDSAWSRTRPRERQNLLWKLADLMERDADLLAELECLNNGKSAAVARVMDVQLAIDFLRYMAGYATKIEGTTVDVSMPLMPDGDFHGYIRREAVGVVGAIVAWNFPLLLACWKLGPALATGCSVVLKPADETPLSALKLAELVLEAGYPAGVFNVVTGTGITAGAALSHHPLVDKLTFTGSTPVGKEIGKAAMDNMTRVTLELGGKSPTIVMADADLATAAAGAAQAIFFNQGQVCCAGSRLYVQRKHFDNVVADIAGIANGMKLGNGLDPSIDMGPLISAKQQKRVFDYIELGRDKGATIACGGEQFGPGYFVKPTVIVDVDQKNPLVQEEIFGPVLVAMPFDDIDDALRLANDSPYGLGASIWSNDLAAVHRMVPRIKSGSVWVNCHSALDPALPFGGYKMSGLGREMGAAAIEHYTELKSVLIRL
- the gabP gene encoding GABA permease, whose amino-acid sequence is MSAPSAKGANGDLVQGFKPRHVTMLSIAGIIGAGLFVGSGHAIAAAGPAAIVAYALSGLLVVLVMRMLGEMAVASPDTGSFSAYADQAIGRWAGFTIGWLYWWFWVLVIPIEAIAAGVILNTWFPQVETWVFALSMTLLLTITNLFSVAKYGEFEFWFAMLKVAAIVLFIGLGAAALFGILPGHEVSGLQKIMGEHGGFMPNGWTAIFSALITTLFSFIGTEAVTIAAAESSDPSRNIAKATRSVIWRISVFYLLSIAVIISVVPWNDPRLVELGSYQRALELMNIPHAKLMMDLVVLVAVASCLNSSVYIASRMIYSLSRRNDAPAFIQRTSAAGVPRAAVIASTLIGMATTLLNFFAPGRLFDFLLASSGSIALLVYLAIAVSQLRMRGILRRRNHELVFRMWLFPWLTWLVIGIISFILTVMFIMPSHRVEVGSTLALTVVIILLSQTSRRTAGHGATSLGQRAATGAGN
- a CDS encoding MFS transporter, with protein sequence MAQTYSPAAGNAPHSGITKEERKVIFASSLGTVFEWYDFYLYGSLAAIIAKHFFAGVNETTAFIFALLAFAAGFAVRPFGAIVFGRLGDMIGRKHTFLITIVIMGTSTAVVGLLPAYSTIGVAAPIILITLRLLQGLALGGEYGGAATYVAEHAPQGKRGFFTSWIQTTATLGLFLSLLVIMACRTALGTEAFESWGWRVPFLLSILLLIVSVYIRLQLSESPVFQRIKAEGKASKAPLTESFGRWDNLKVVIMSLLGGTAGQAVVWYTGQFYALFFLLQILKIDAQTANFLIAGSLLLGTPFFVFFGSLSDKIGRKPIIMAGCILAALTYIPIFHGLTQYGNPDVFAAQEKNPVTVVADPAQCSFQFDPVGKAKFVSSCDLAKSLLAKKAIPYENVKADAGAVAQVHIGDKTIASFEGAGLPAGDFKAQSDALTAQLGTALKDAGYPEKADPAKINHLAMLLLLTVLVIYVTMVYGPIAAWLVELFPARIRYTSMSLPYHIGNGWFGGFLPTVAFAMVAATGDIYYGLWYPIVIAVMTAILGTFFLPETKDREIHHG
- a CDS encoding GlxA family transcriptional regulator; the encoded protein is MQGRNLRFIGEQQKEPTRQARVGFLLLEHFSLPAFTQALDTLVTANLIRAETFATQTYSLDGESVTSDLGLVICPGAALSSAQLAELDLLVVCGGLRTPLRATPEMTRLLQIAADRGITLAGLWNGAWFLGQAGLLDGYRCAIHPEHRAALAEIARHSEVTSESYQLDRDRLTAASPTGAFNLVLEWINARHGRELVDAIVDILAFEESRFRRTRPALHEKLSEPLREAINLMSANIEEPLSQDQLSQYVGRSKRQIERLFQEQLGTTPVRYYLELRITESRRLLQHSTLPMYEVALACGFVSPSHFSKCYTSFYGYSPSKEVRYGNVKSAK
- a CDS encoding porin family protein — translated: MRVAKVLSTLFLLSAPALAFADDRGLYVGGGVTQGEIDESRFDDKDNSYKVYAGYRLNNYLAFEGAVVDFGEMSDGDKKFEGQSVQANVRLGVPVGERIRLFGTAGVHGWRSDDDDVTGNSEDLDALYGYGAEMDVLGGLGVRLEQETLKVGDVDLDQTTLSAYFRF
- a CDS encoding amidase → MIEVTEVSIAQLREALESGRTTAVELVKAYLARIDAYDGPTKLNAVVVRNPEALKEAEASDARRARGETLGPLDGIPYTAKDSYLVKGLTAASGSPAFKDLIAYRDAFTIERLRAAGAICLGKTNMPPMANGGMQRGVYGRAESPYNPKYLTAPFASGSSNGAGTATAASFSAFGLAEETWSSGRGPASNNGLCAYTPSRGVISVRGNWPLTPTMDVVVPYARTMADLLEVLDVVVAEDADKRGDLWRLQPWVPIPAVSEVRPASYLDLAVGPDALKGKRLGVPRMYINKDEEAGTSEKPGIGGPTGQRINTRASVIDLWEQARKALEAAGAEVIEVDFPLVSNCEGDRPGAPTVFNRGIVSEQFLHDELWELSGWGFDDFLRANGDPKLNKLADVDGPQIFPHDPGTLPNREGDLCAGMDEYVNMAKRGLKTWDQIETLPDGLRGLEKTRKLDLEDWMDGLKLDAVLFPTVADVGPADADVNPESADIAWSNGVWVANGNLAIRHLGVPTVTVPMGVMADIGMPVGLTFAGRAYDDSALLRFAAAFEATGSKRLVPPLTPPLA
- a CDS encoding B3/4 domain-containing protein produces the protein MQPVTPIIDPAITDIAPGFRALSITVEAAPITRPEVADEALQRACQELAADEPAWAQAHLEAWGEVFRRFGAKPQRTPCSALALRKRVLRDGSLPSIDPVVDLYNAVSLRFAIPVGGENLAAYAGAPRLVVADGSEVFDTMKEGVPAHEYPEAGEVIWRDDAGVTCRRWNWRQGVRTRLDAEAQRMWFILESLPEMPLEALQAAGDSLVDGLQRMMPGVNVEQRLVGAGD